A genomic stretch from Flavobacterium humidisoli includes:
- a CDS encoding phospholipase D-like domain-containing protein encodes MTVESHFENHKSIIETELKLAKKSVLIAVAWINFREYFEIFKEVLKNNAKLKIVCTDNWQNRSHQFYIDALVKLGAEIRLLKMHRNTNHMHHKFSIIDNETILNGSFNWSPNATSSFENILVLKNFPEEITKFINEFDKLLSIEAKTIRVLQKIKRCSDKHCKGEIFNILVFSENNQYYEVFGDIIEVCNDCENFKTLENCVSDTQIEHMLNAYQDSNDDYETYLIDRDINKLLNSYVKSPITIHAIGRVNSGLDYSQKDYEETNIIWKNKFVGNRLRDKFESTTFDVLYDN; translated from the coding sequence ATGACTGTAGAATCACATTTTGAAAATCATAAATCAATTATTGAAACGGAACTGAAACTGGCTAAAAAAAGCGTCTTAATTGCTGTAGCTTGGATTAACTTCAGAGAATACTTTGAGATTTTCAAAGAAGTATTAAAAAATAATGCAAAACTTAAAATTGTTTGTACCGATAATTGGCAAAACCGTTCACATCAGTTCTACATAGATGCATTAGTGAAATTAGGTGCAGAAATTAGACTTTTGAAAATGCATAGAAATACGAACCATATGCACCATAAATTTTCAATAATTGACAATGAAACAATTTTAAATGGTTCATTTAACTGGTCACCAAATGCTACAAGTAGTTTTGAAAATATTTTAGTTCTCAAAAATTTTCCAGAAGAAATAACAAAATTTATTAATGAGTTTGATAAACTTTTAAGTATTGAGGCAAAAACTATTCGAGTACTCCAAAAAATAAAAAGATGCTCTGACAAACATTGTAAAGGAGAAATTTTCAATATTTTAGTATTTAGCGAAAATAATCAATACTATGAAGTCTTTGGAGATATCATTGAAGTTTGTAATGATTGTGAAAATTTTAAAACTTTGGAAAATTGTGTTTCAGATACTCAAATTGAACATATGCTAAATGCTTATCAAGATTCTAATGATGATTATGAGACATATCTTATTGATCGTGACATTAATAAATTACTTAACTCATATGTTAAAAGCCCTATAACAATTCACGCGATTGGACGTGTAAATTCTGGACTTGACTATAGTCAAAAAGACTATGAAGAAACAAATATTATTTGGAAAAATAAATTTGTTGGTAATAGGTTACGTGACAAATTTGAATCCACAACGTTTGATGTTTTATATGACAACTGA
- a CDS encoding single-stranded DNA-binding protein, with translation MNIIGRVTSDAQVRNVSNSRQVVNFSVAINDSYRNKAGEQVEQTTYFDCAYWISSKVAKILTKGSIVELTGRVSARAWTGSNGEARAGLNFNTSQIKLHGGGKKSETVQATTGTSNDKPENDLPF, from the coding sequence ATGAACATTATTGGAAGAGTGACATCAGATGCGCAGGTACGCAATGTGTCAAACAGCAGACAGGTAGTAAACTTCTCAGTAGCCATCAACGACAGCTACCGAAACAAAGCGGGCGAACAAGTAGAGCAGACAACGTATTTTGACTGCGCTTACTGGATTAGCTCCAAGGTTGCCAAGATACTCACTAAGGGTTCCATTGTGGAACTCACAGGCAGGGTAAGTGCAAGGGCGTGGACAGGCAGTAACGGGGAAGCAAGGGCAGGACTTAATTTCAACACCTCACAGATCAAACTGCACGGGGGCGGTAAAAAATCGGAAACGGTACAGGCTACCACAGGAACAAGTAATGACAAGCCGGAGAACGACCTCCCGTTTTAA
- a CDS encoding DNA-binding protein, with protein sequence MMNDSVTKDDLRQFGLLLLNDIRKMIDESQTSEKESLDPEWLKSRVVRKLMDMSAGSLQNLRVTGKVRFKKVLGSYYYNKTDLKKLFGEE encoded by the coding sequence ATGATGAATGATAGTGTAACAAAGGATGACTTGAGGCAATTTGGATTGCTCCTGTTAAATGATATTCGTAAGATGATAGATGAGAGTCAAACGAGTGAGAAAGAATCCCTGGATCCTGAATGGCTCAAAAGCCGGGTGGTAAGGAAATTGATGGATATGTCTGCGGGCTCACTGCAAAATTTGAGGGTGACAGGAAAAGTAAGGTTTAAAAAAGTATTGGGTTCCTATTATTATAATAAGACCGACCTGAAAAAGCTGTTTGGCGAAGAATGA